The window ACAGACTCCTGAACCTTGCTGCATGGAGGTATAAATCTCGACGATGGAAGGAGCTCGCCTGTACGTACGTCCATGCTTTGTGTTTTGTGTTCATTTGTGTTTCCTTGCAAACTTTTTGTACATCATCAAGTTTGATATTCCATTTTACAGGATTCAACATGTTCCTTACTGAAGAGAAAAAAAGGAGTTAACGCAAGCCCAAGCCCATCAAAAAGTGGCCCACCAAGGAAAATACAAGCCAGGGAAAGTGTAAAAGAAAATGGCAATGTTAGAAAGCAGCTGTTTACACCTCAAAACGAGAAATCAGCTTGTACCTTCGACACGACTGGAGACAAAGACAGCGTGCAATTACTCAAACGAGAAATTGAACAATTAAAACACACCCTTCAAAGTCACTCTGAAACCATCAAAGACCGTGATGAGACAATCAGGAAACTACATGAAACCAATGAAACCCAATACAGCACACAGGAGAAGCGCATAGCAGCCATCAAGACGATTGCACAActcgaaaatgaaaacatatatgaaGATTCTGTATCCTTGGCCAGTGACAAAACAACAAGAACACCTAAAAAACTgttgttacaaaatgttgatGACATTATGAAGAGCAGAAATCCCGTGGTAACAGCAGCAATTGATGcgttttgtgagaaaaaaggtGAAGGTACAGAGTCTGCCAAGATGAAAAGCATGATAAGAAAGGTGGTCGCAACTGAATGTATTTACAGTGGTAgaaatttaaattacatcagtGACTTTCTCAGACTTGTTCAATCTGTTGTTTACTCTCTTAGTCAGAGTGAATCTGTTGTTGATGTAGTTGGCCATGTTATTCCAGGAGGAAGTTATGACACTGTATTTTCTATGTTAGCTGACCTCAAAGTTGAAGAAAATCATGCCCCTTCCGGACTTATAGAATATGCATTTGATAATGAGCAGAGATTGTTTAAGACGAGATACAGCAGAAATGGCAACAAGCAAGTGTTAGAAATTTTAACTAATACAATAGTTGTGTTGTTGGATCCTGAATGCAATATACAAGAGAATGTCGACTTTAAGCCTTGCAATTTTATAACACCCCTCCTGAAGAGGCCCATAGGATATGTGAGCTTACTTCTGAAATGAAAGCTTTGTATGACAGGGAATTGCAAATGTACATAGAAGAAAAGATAGACAAACACCAGAAAAATGCTACTGACTTTGTAgaaattgaaatatcacagaagaGAGAACAGAACAAGTTTAATGTTTGCCCAGTTTCAGAATGTCAACACTCCAatccaaaaaagaaaaagaaatgtgagaaatgtggtgtttggatggcaaaagaaagaaaaactcaaAAAGCCTTTGATGGGTTGGATACCAGAATTGTTAGGAAGGAAAAATGCAAAACGGGACTTGTTTTCCACAATTACAAGGCCGAGAAAGGTCAAGTTAGTACCAATGGTTCAAAACTCTGTGAAGATAAGACTACTGTTAAAGTTAAATCACCTAAAATATCTCTGATTCCTCCAGTATTTGTAAACCCCAGCAGCGTAGAAGCGATAAAAGTTGTCTTAAGGGCCATAGGCAGACATGCTGGTATTAAATCTTATGTACCAGATGGAAAGAGAGAATGGGTAATTGTTAGATGTGATGGTCTTCCGTATGGTTTAGTAAAGAAGGTTGTCGCAGAGGGAAAGGGAGAGTTTGACTGGGTTCTTCTTCGCACTGGCTTAGGTCATGAAGAAATGAACATGTTGAAGGCCTTTGTTGAGTTATGCTGGGCATTAATCTATGAGGATTTTGCAAAGTCACAAGGTTTCATTTCAGAGAAATCACTTCACTTCTGTAAATCTTGTGGTGACCATCATCAGGCATATGATAATTTCCTCAAATTTTGTGATGGAGTAATGGAAGAgcttgtttacttatttttaaaTAACTGTGAAGATAAAACAGCTTTTTCCTTCATGACATGGGTTTCATCGAGCAAAGTTTCTGACAAGACATTTGATTTCATTGTATCTTGTCTTGTGCCTCACATGATGGGTATTAGGTTGTTCCGCAAAGGCGTGCGCAATAATAATGCAATTACAATACAAACAGGTCGTAGACTGTTCATGCCAATCTGGTTTGGTAGAAACCATACAAAATACCAAATAATAGAAACATGGGATGAGTTTGATAGAGTGAAGTACCCACCTGAATTGAGAGAAATTCTTGAGAAATATGAATCTATTTCCAGGTCAGGGATACCAAATGCACACCAGGGAACTGATTTTGTATTGGAAGAATATAATAAGGATGTGAAAAAGTGGATGGTAGGCCAGGCAAACTATAAAATGTGGGAGAAAGTGATTGGAAACCATGACACTCTCTCCCAATTGAGAGAGAAGTTGCAGAAAGATCTCCTTCTGCCATGCACTGAAAAACGTCAGCGCAACTATCAAGGGTATGAACAGGAACTGACCAGATTCAAATTTGTTCTCAGGGATACTCAATATTTAAAGCCTATGCCAGGAAGGCAACTTGTGTCTGTTAGTGGTAGGGAGTTATGTACAGAGTTGTTGAATCTGCCTTCAGTTGGAAAAGTCAGGCAAATTGAGGTGATTGATAGTTACATGATTCCAAACATCTATCCAGGGAAAAGATCATTTTGTCCCCCAGTTTATGTAACTGAACAAGAAAAGGAATACTATGAGTCTGACcagaataaacaaacaagtcatcgttgatgacacagtccccacttgttaatgggtgctttattacaggtcctcagagaggatagagtcctcttcatataggtctgtgataaaaatactttgaataaattcgcttgatacatgtctgagttgtagttcaggacatgaaaaaatcgtaataaaatggccacatggtgccataatggatcgaatcacaaaacaaatcaatgtgcatatgtatgacatacggtaggtcaatgtccttgtaccaactttgattaaattggttgaaatatgcctgagttatggctttgtacatgaaaaaatcataacaaaatggccgcacagcagccatattggatcatatcacaaaacaaatttacatgcatatgtatgacattggtcaatctccttgtaccaactttgaataaatttgcttgatacgtgtctgagttatggttctggacatgaaaaaacgtaagaaaatggccacacggcggccatattggatcgtatcacaaaacaagtcaatgtgcatgtgtatgacataggttgatgtccttgtaccaactttgaataaaattggttgagatatgcctgagttatggctctgtacatgaaaaaatcgtaaaaaatggccgcacggcggccatattggatcgtatcacaaaaaaaattgatgtgcatagctatgacatggtcaatgtccttgtacccactttgaataaaatctgtagaaacatgcctgagttatggctctgtacatgaaaaatcgtaataaaatggccgcctggcggccatattggatcgtatcacaaaacaaattgatgtgcatatgtatgacataggtcaatgtccttgtaccaagtttgaatatatcgtgtgagatatgcctgagttatggctctgtacatgaaaaaatcgtaacaaaatggccgcacggtggccatattggatcgtatcacaaaagaattgacgtgcatatctatgacattggtcaatgtccttgtaccaactttgaataaaatcagttgaaacatgcctgaattatggctctgtacatgaaaaaatcgtaataaaatggccgcctggcagccatattggattgtatcacaaaacaaatcgacgtgcatctgtatgacatatgaagtaatccttgtaccaagtttgaatgaaatcgcttcgggcatctctgagatatctgcgtgaacggacgcacgcacgcacgcacgcacggacgcacgcacggacgcacgcacgcacggacacgaccaaacctataagtccccccggacggtgtccgtggggactaaaaagcaaCTATCTGAGGAAATGGAGATCCTTTTGTCGATATTACCATTATGTGAgttcaagacaaaaattgaaaatatgaataagaCTGGCTTAACAAAGGCTGAGATATGTGAGATTCTCAATGAAGTGAGAATTTTGTGCAATGAAACTGAAATCGACAACACTGACAGTGTTTGTCTTGGGTAGTACTACAGGAACAATTATAGTTTCGATGTACAATGCAATTTTTCAGATTGACATATCATTGAAGTACAATTTTTGTGAAACTGAATATTTGATTTATATAAGAgttaatatacaaatatatatttgtacatttaataTAATCTATTGAATTTTTTCTCAGGGAAACATTGCATATAAAATTTTTTACATA of the Ptychodera flava strain L36383 chromosome 20, AS_Pfla_20210202, whole genome shotgun sequence genome contains:
- the LOC139120507 gene encoding uncharacterized protein, producing the protein MAMAPNPGKTSQTSNDINLQTTTELNFGFLAIFLVVLCLLYAGYRNAGGRRFVFQCANPQHDAWTTHLRDLNPKLVNYVRAEIREVFRRMGARGPKFCTDCVELAPKKRDYTAHMEPGDFMTLSKAKDSTCSLLKRKKGVNASPSPSKSGPPRKIQARESVKENGNVRKQLFTPQNEKSACTFDTTGDKDSVQLLKREIEQLKHTLQSHSETIKDRDETIRKLHETNETQYSTQEKRIAAIKTIAQLENENIYEDSVSLASDKTTRTPKKLLLQNVDDIMKSRNPVVTAAIDAFCEKKGEGTESAKMKSMIRKVVATECIYSGRNLNYISDFLRLVQSVVYSLSQSESVVDVVGHVIPGGSYDTVFSMLADLKVEENHAPSGLIEYAFDNEQRLFKTRYSRNGNKQVLEILTNTIVVLLDPECNIQENVDFKPCNFITPLLKRPIGYVSLLLK